In the Schistocerca gregaria isolate iqSchGreg1 chromosome 6, iqSchGreg1.2, whole genome shotgun sequence genome, one interval contains:
- the LOC126278958 gene encoding transcription termination factor 4, mitochondrial codes for MQPVSHIVAVRIVPLCWTSCRHTFCYNIWGLKAHNQAESQRRADIIRNSSSKFLHTASAEAKISLSDDSKATLRKLVEDVGIDEETVNKAFRKEPRLLDVHPSIWENSLKALRACGFSGKECLSMFIASPSLLKTKPDALLSGMKNWQSTVLGEQKLISLLTLYPQLLFVERHEIYRRFPVLKTLSSQDNVVELLRRYPDYMFVDWNDFLAKVNYVEEEMKINRIQISKCDLLSCSLLELRTRHIFLERTGNYIPPNPKTAEHLPNKNPSLRQIIDSDDIHFATKLAGVTVEEFEVFRELYKEELNQTVYDYSDSD; via the coding sequence ATGCAACCGGTGAGTCACATTGTGGCCGTGCGAATTGTGCCCCTCTGCTGGACCTCGTGTAGACATACCTTCTGCTATAATATATGGGGCTTAAAAGCGCATAACCAAGCTGAATCGCAGCGACGAGCGGATATTATCCGTAACTCTTCATCAAAATTTTTACATACAGCGAGTGCTGAGGCCAAGATTAGTTTGTCAGATGACAGCAAAGCAACACTTCGAAAACTTGTGGAGGACGTTGGTATCGATGAAGAAACAGTTAATAAAGCCTTTCGTAAGGAACCGAGATTGCTTGATGTACACCCCTCAATTTGGGAAAATAGTTTGAAGGCATTACGAGCTTGTGGTTTTTCTGGAAAGGAGTGCCTAAGCATGTTCATAGCATCACCTTCGTTATTGAAAACTAAGCCCGATGCTCTATTATCGGGCATGAAAAACTGGCAAAGCACTGTCCTTGGCGAACAGAAACTGATTTCATTGCTCACGTTATATCCGCAGCTGTTATTCGTCGAACGCCACGAAATTTATAGAAGATTTCCTGTTTTGAAAACACTGTCATCACAGGACAATGTTGTAGAACTCCTGAGACGTTATCCAGACTACATGTTCGTAGACTGGAATGACTTCTTGGCTAAAGTGAATTACGTGGAAGAAGAGATGAAAATAAACAGAATTCAAATATCAAAGTGTGATCTATTGAGTTGTTCACTACTTGAATTAAGGACTAGACATATCTTCTTAGAACGTACTGGTAACTACATTCCTCCAAATCCTAAAACGGCAGAACATTTGCCAAACAAAAATCCGAGTTTGAGGCAAATAATAGATAGTGATGATATCCATTTTGCAACAAAACTTGCAGGGGTGACGGTAGAAGAATTCGAGGTTTTCCGGGAACTATATAAAGAAGAACTTAATCAAACTGTTTATGATTACTCTGATTCCGACTGA
- the LOC126278803 gene encoding uncharacterized protein LOC126278803: MDRSSNHMWCDCNDSHLTPSIPQKYHHGVFDVIHNLSHPGIKLTMKLVTSKLVWHELKKDYCLWHAPASCARKPKLHAMICDFLLLMARFAYIWQKAVPFADITAEPTAKALVGAWLSCHDIPLAIPMVIGPQFEGSLFSELRNVCDNHNTHTTSSLIASNGTVELMPHSLKSILMCHKNAWIDSLPWALFSLCMAIKYDLSCLVAQLVFSEQPWDPGGFIMPTLHTAQSSCDHISFLQKHEFLIKELQPHNPQYCGQCYPFIVKDLEIATHVCLLR, from the exons ATGGACAGATCTAGCAATCATATGTGGTGTGACTGCAATGATAGCCATCTAACACCTTCAATTCCACAAAAATATCATCATGGAGTCTTTGATGTCATTCACAACTTGTCTCACCCTGGCATCAAACTCACAATGAAACTTGTGACAAGCAAGCTGGTCTGGCATGAGCTTAAAAAAGACTACTGCTTGTGGCATGCTCCTGCATCTTGCGCCAGGAAACCAAAGTTACATGCAATGATTTGTGATTTTCTTCTCCTGATGGCACGTTTTGCATACAT ATGGCAAAAGGCTGTACCATTTGCAGATATCACAGCTGAACCCACTGCTAAGGCACTTGTGGGTGCCTGGCTTTCTTGCCATGATATTCCTCTTGCAATACCTATGGTCATCGGCCCTCAGTTTGAGGGTTCTCTGTTCAGTGAGCTACGTAATGTTTGTGACAATCATAACACTCATACCACAAGCTCTTTGATTGCCAGTAATGGCACAGTGGAGCTCATGCCCCACTCCCTGAAATCTATTCTCATGTGCCACAAAAATGCTTGGATTGATTCGTTGCCATGGGCTCTGTTCAGTCTATGCATGGCCATAAAGTATGATTTGTCTTGCTTGGTGGCACAATTGGTATTTAGTGAACAGCCTTGGGATCCTGGTGGCTTTATCATGCCAACACTCCATACAGCTCAGTCGTCCTGTGACCACATAAGTTTTCTACAAAAACATGAGTTTCTCATAAAAGAACTTCAGCCACATAACCCACAATACTGTGGACAATGTTATCCTTTCATTGTCAAAGATTTGGAAATTGCAACACATGTTTGTCTGTTACGATGA